A genome region from Paradevosia shaoguanensis includes the following:
- a CDS encoding AtpZ/AtpI family protein: MANPPKDQRPEGSEGKVTSDLASRIAAAKRDRAVEEAETSRRASGDTSQMGRAVRLGSEFIAAILVGAGIGYLLDLWLNTRPWIMLVMVLVGFAAGILNVTRSVAELNKAAPPPKDADLGPADDDEDDDR; this comes from the coding sequence ATGGCAAATCCGCCCAAAGATCAGCGTCCGGAAGGCAGCGAAGGCAAGGTCACTTCCGACCTCGCTTCGCGCATTGCCGCTGCGAAGCGCGACCGGGCGGTGGAAGAGGCTGAAACCTCGCGCCGCGCGTCGGGGGACACCAGCCAGATGGGTCGCGCCGTGCGACTCGGGTCGGAGTTCATCGCCGCCATCCTGGTTGGCGCCGGGATCGGGTATCTGCTCGATCTGTGGCTGAACACCCGGCCCTGGATCATGCTCGTCATGGTCCTTGTCGGGTTTGCGGCCGGAATTCTCAACGTCACCCGTTCGGTGGCGGAACTGAACAAGGCGGCTCCGCCGCCCAAAGACGCGGATCTCGGTCCGGCGGACGACGACGAAGACGACGATAGATAG